The Agromyces mangrovi genome contains a region encoding:
- a CDS encoding heat shock protein transcriptional repressor HspR, whose amino-acid sequence MDEKSPMFVISVAAELAGMHPQTLRQYDRLGLVSPSRTPGKSRRYSMRDVVQLREIAALSGEGVSLEGIRRVLQLENRVAHLEERVRELEAALADEMLNRPGSRVFASSSEGEVISLKTGTRVRRQNQVVVWRPLDQRR is encoded by the coding sequence ATGGACGAGAAGAGCCCCATGTTCGTGATCTCCGTCGCGGCCGAGCTCGCGGGCATGCACCCGCAGACGCTGCGGCAGTACGACCGGCTCGGCCTCGTCTCGCCGTCGCGCACGCCCGGAAAGTCGCGCCGCTACTCGATGCGCGACGTCGTGCAGCTGCGCGAGATCGCCGCGCTGTCGGGCGAGGGCGTGAGCCTCGAGGGCATCCGCCGCGTGCTGCAGCTCGAGAACCGGGTCGCGCACCTCGAGGAACGCGTGCGCGAGCTCGAGGCGGCGCTCGCCGACGAGATGCTCAACCGTCCGGGCTCGCGCGTGTTCGCGTCGAGCTCGGAGGGCGAGGTCATCTCGCTGAAGACCGGCACGCGCGTGCGCCGGCAGAACCAGGTCGTGGTCTGGCGCCCCCTCGACCAGCGCCGCTGA
- a CDS encoding DnaJ C-terminal domain-containing protein, with the protein MASQDWFDKDFYKVLGVSKNVTDADLKKAYRKLARKYHPDSNPGDATAEAKFKEISEANSVLSDPEQRKEYDAIRAMGGGARFTAPGASGNAGGFEDVFGGMFGGGGRGQQYTYTQGAPGGGGFEDILGGMFGSGRFGQPTGGYRGYGGPSRGADITATTTLDFMTATRGDQVTLHADGGKPITVRIPAGVADGQKIKVRGKGRPSPDGGEPGDIVLTVEVRKHPVFERDGLNLRVNVPVTFAEAALGATIEVPTLGGDPVKLRVAPGTPSGRVLRVKGRGVETKKGTGDLLAVVQIAVPSHLSGEAESALKEFAELVPDENPRADLLARARQ; encoded by the coding sequence TTGGCAAGCCAGGACTGGTTCGACAAGGACTTCTACAAGGTGCTGGGCGTCTCGAAGAACGTCACCGACGCCGACCTGAAGAAGGCGTACCGCAAGCTCGCGCGGAAGTACCACCCCGACTCCAACCCGGGTGATGCGACGGCCGAGGCCAAGTTCAAGGAGATCAGCGAGGCGAACTCGGTGCTCTCCGACCCGGAGCAGCGCAAGGAGTACGACGCGATCCGCGCCATGGGCGGCGGTGCGCGCTTCACGGCGCCTGGCGCCAGCGGCAACGCCGGCGGATTCGAGGACGTCTTCGGCGGCATGTTCGGCGGCGGCGGGCGCGGCCAGCAGTACACGTACACCCAGGGCGCGCCGGGCGGCGGCGGATTCGAGGACATCCTCGGCGGCATGTTCGGCAGCGGCCGGTTCGGGCAGCCCACGGGCGGCTACCGCGGCTACGGCGGGCCGAGCCGCGGCGCCGACATCACGGCGACCACCACGCTCGACTTCATGACCGCCACGCGCGGCGACCAGGTCACCCTGCACGCCGACGGCGGCAAGCCGATCACGGTGCGCATCCCGGCCGGCGTCGCCGACGGGCAGAAGATCAAGGTGCGCGGCAAGGGCCGGCCGTCGCCCGACGGCGGCGAGCCCGGCGACATCGTGCTCACGGTCGAGGTGCGCAAGCACCCCGTGTTCGAGCGCGACGGGCTGAACCTGCGCGTGAACGTGCCGGTCACGTTCGCCGAGGCCGCGCTCGGCGCGACCATCGAGGTGCCCACGCTCGGCGGCGACCCCGTGAAGCTGCGCGTCGCACCCGGTACGCCGAGCGGACGCGTGCTGCGCGTCAAGGGCCGCGGCGTCGAGACGAAGAAGGGCACGGGCGACCTGCTCGCGGTCGTGCAGATCGCGGTGCCGTCGCACCTGTCGGGCGAGGCCGAGTCGGCGCTCAAGGAGTTCGCCGAGCTGGTGCCCGACGAGAACCCGCGCGCCGACCTGCTGGCGCGCGCCAGGCAGTAG
- a CDS encoding copper resistance CopC family protein gives MAGTQIGWREPRDTRGSRFRMSAALAAAAALAAVPLLVPAAPAWAHAFLIGTTPADGGTATRVVEIVLDFDEELIDFGPDVDPSSVLVTDADGLHYETGCAETVGPQITAPVALGEAGEYTATWRSVTIEGHVIGGDIEFTYEPAAFEAAAAGSVEPRCEASASVGSAGGAAGTIGVVALGASALIAVGVASTLVVSRSRPPRPPRRPGRHAAPAPPGSRRSGRAEAAPAHDKLERS, from the coding sequence GTGGCGGGGACGCAGATCGGATGGCGGGAGCCGCGCGACACGCGCGGCTCCCGCTTCCGCATGTCCGCCGCCCTCGCCGCAGCGGCCGCGCTCGCCGCGGTGCCGCTGCTGGTGCCCGCGGCGCCCGCGTGGGCGCATGCCTTCCTGATCGGCACGACGCCGGCCGACGGCGGGACCGCGACCCGCGTCGTCGAGATCGTGCTCGACTTCGACGAGGAGCTCATCGACTTCGGGCCCGACGTCGACCCGTCGTCGGTGCTCGTGACCGACGCCGACGGGCTGCACTACGAGACCGGGTGCGCCGAGACGGTCGGCCCGCAGATCACCGCGCCGGTCGCGCTCGGCGAGGCGGGCGAGTACACGGCGACGTGGCGCTCGGTGACGATCGAGGGCCACGTAATCGGCGGCGACATCGAGTTCACGTACGAGCCGGCGGCGTTCGAGGCAGCGGCGGCGGGCTCGGTGGAGCCGCGGTGCGAGGCCTCGGCGTCGGTCGGAAGCGCTGGGGGTGCGGCGGGCACGATCGGGGTCGTCGCGCTCGGGGCATCCGCCCTCATCGCCGTCGGGGTCGCCTCGACCCTGGTCGTCTCGCGCAGCCGGCCCCCGAGGCCCCCGCGACGACCCGGCCGCCACGCGGCCCCGGCACCGCCGGGATCGCGGCGCAGCGGGCGCGCGGAGGCGGCGCCCGCTCATGATAAACTTGAGCGTAGTTGA
- a CDS encoding nucleotide exchange factor GrpE: MADENHEREEPIIRDKRRIDPETGEVRKPADSSASDAGVDESGSHFEPLEGPDVETSMPPADDESDAAPEGAAGESEGEGEADAAGDDEPLTVDDILNAAQAEVDEPTSEHLADLKRVTAEYANYRKRTEANREVERERAVGKAVAVLLPVLDDLDRAEKHGDLEGDAPFATIAAKLRGAVEKLGLAPFGEAGEVFDPQRHEAIFQQPSDEVEVDTVADVVETGYYLGSTLLRAAKVVVKTPQ, translated from the coding sequence ATGGCTGACGAGAACCACGAACGCGAAGAGCCGATCATCCGCGACAAGCGGCGGATCGACCCCGAGACGGGCGAGGTTCGGAAGCCCGCGGACTCGTCGGCGTCGGACGCCGGCGTCGACGAGTCCGGCTCCCACTTCGAGCCGCTCGAGGGTCCCGACGTCGAGACGTCGATGCCGCCGGCCGACGACGAGTCGGATGCCGCACCGGAAGGCGCGGCCGGCGAGTCCGAGGGCGAGGGCGAGGCGGATGCCGCGGGCGACGACGAGCCGCTGACGGTCGACGACATCCTCAACGCCGCGCAGGCCGAGGTCGACGAGCCGACCAGCGAGCACCTCGCCGACCTGAAGCGCGTCACGGCGGAGTACGCGAACTACCGCAAGCGCACCGAGGCGAACCGGGAGGTCGAGCGCGAGCGCGCGGTCGGCAAGGCCGTCGCCGTGCTGCTGCCGGTGCTCGACGACCTCGACCGGGCCGAGAAGCACGGCGACCTCGAGGGCGACGCCCCGTTCGCCACGATCGCCGCGAAGCTGCGCGGCGCGGTCGAGAAGCTCGGCCTGGCGCCGTTCGGCGAGGCGGGCGAGGTGTTCGACCCGCAGCGCCACGAGGCGATCTTCCAGCAGCCGAGCGACGAGGTCGAGGTCGACACGGTGGCCGACGTCGTCGAGACCGGGTACTACCTCGGGTCGACGCTCCTGCGTGCGGCCAAGGTGGTCGTCAAGACCCCGCAGTAG